taattggttatttgtaaataataactaATAGTAAAGATTAgtaataatttgcaaaatataagGATTCAACTTTCTACGGTTTATTGTTGCCTTCTTTCCTAATATGCTACTATCTATACTCCCCCTCAAATAAAACACACCAATCTACAAAAATAACCTTCAGaggatcattaaaaaaaattaaactcttcTGTAATATGGTGTTATTGGCgcatgataaataaaaaatggatgGATTTGGTGACCAATGATAAAGTGCTGCAAATAATCAATGAAAAACGACAATTAGCGAGCCAAATAATTAGAAAGGGCAATGTTGGATAAACTCCAGCAGAACGAGGGGAAAAAACATCATCCCTGGATAACATTATAAAATGCGACCAACACTAAATTCAACCACCTCATCCGCACTGCTCATGACAGAATTAAATGGAACGAAGTGGTCTCCAACGTCCTCTAGGGGATACGGAACTCTTGATTGATACATATTAAAAGTCCATCCTATCGAAATTGAATGTTTTGTGGATAAGGACGTTTTATTTGAGATGAAGATTAGTTTCATAATTGGCGAGCTCAAAATTGACCTTTTTGGGTTAAATTAGTAACAGAAATATTGACTAACTCGGAAGAAATCGTTTTGGACGctaatacttaattttaaagaaaaaataatgatttttcttattcaataaataaaatatttatttttcgtgaGCGTTGGAAGCTAAACGATATAGAGGAAATCATGAGTCAGCATGTTTTTaacaccaaaaattaaattacaatataaaatcttttaaatatttataattataaagaattataatttaGATTAAATCTAGAATAAAATTgcttctaaaatattaaacatagcAAAAGTTAAGCATGGTTTTTTGAAACAGCTCACTCTATATAAGGagcatattttacttttaaatttttgttctatcactccCTTTTTACTTACtgagaacgctataaaaatttcaagttgggatctcttttcgtttttgaattatcttgttcaccaaaaatttgttcgtatcatcaatatttctaagcgtaacaaacttggggctaaaattagtataccttgataatatatttaatacgtACAGGGTTTAAAAACTCATGTTCTTATCcgattttcaaatatacttcatttattaactttcaaatataggaagttattggtaattttttcctgatcgatatcgcgcgaacaaaaaatgaggtgtaaaaataaacttcgttgaggtgtagatcgaagcgtattaacggcataatgatccgaaaagaatatCATAACATTCAGTCGAATCATTTCGAATCggttgagtttttatttttattttatttttattttttcataactgTTGATTATGCTGGGAACTACCAATGGCTTGTTTagttttggttttattattattattatttaattatttaaagtcgcTTTTTAACATCGTGGTCATTAACGACtactatttacaaaacattaatttggtaaattttatctaataaattgacactttatttttggttttgttgTGGTTAATTTACTGTGATTTCAAAGTGCAGAACGTGATTTAGGCGAGTcatattaaatgcaaaaaaaatcgatttccaGAAAAATTGAAGAGGTcagtttatttactttatacattttcacttaaaaaatgtgCTAAATGCGATGGtgacagaaaaatttataaaaacaggactttattgttaaaaattatattttttaacgacaactttaaaaattaagggACACAAAACcaagattttaacaaaatttgtcaTGCCGTATTCGTCAACATCGTATTTAGcgcattttttatacaaaaatagtcAATTAACTGgacttttcaattttcaaacggataaaaagttttatccaaCTCGCTTAGTTTATTATTACGaacattcattaattattaaaataagacTTCAACCGAAATgctaatatgaaattttatttgtaattagttaataaaatttatacaaatgaaaatctaataagaatatataatatatgagttttttttttataatttcatgtgGACAATGCACTTCAGGAGTTTGGCTTGTTCCGTTCCACTAAAGAGGGTAGAGGTGAGGAGCGTAATCTCTTGTGGctgtttttctcaaaaagtcTATTAAATCAAGGGGCTAAAATGACGCTCATGTAACGGAATGTATGATCTGAAATAAACTTTTCTAGCATCGATCCCTAACCTAAACACCAAACAAGTtaacctaaataaaaaaaagtagcaTTACGTTCAAGCAAATGGTACCAAAATTcgggaaacaaattttgaaacttcCCTCTCATCCATATACTTTTGGATTCCTGTTTTCCCAACGGAAATGCCCGttctacaataatttaaatttaccgattataaaatattatgtttactaGGCCAGATATGACATTCGAAGAAATACAGCGAATAAAGACAAAGaataatttccaaataattaattacggTGATTTCAATTTAAGCTGCTGACCAAATAAAGTAGTGAGAAACTAATCACTTcagtcaaataaattttttgatgtcttttcatcaaattatttacatctcaacaaaatttttattttttagcaatTCTTTTCCATTTGAGGCATGCAAAcagtttaaataaagaaaattagtgAGTCGAATAAAATCCTTCCgaataagataataatattatcacaTAGGACTAACATGATTTAAATTACTTAGTTACAGCATTTATTATGCTGATATCTTTCATTCCTGATGGGCTGTCATGAATTGTACCTTTAAGCCAACAATTGGTTACGCAGAAAttcattgtattaaaatatcaatcattcgaattattgtaaaacgaacttaaataattgaaaatcttcgataaattcataaatttgttttttacaaataaaaaagaaaaacacataACATGACATACAGAtacagattttttttctaaaacacaCTTGAGTTTGTTTTTTgggatatttttaaaacaacaaaacaaaaaatatatataaaaaaaaaaactgtttttaaaactaaaaaaaattaaaactataactttcttttcaataacttattttgcaattttaacgGGAGTGGTATTCCACCATGTGCTAATTTCTTCTTAGGAATATTGACTGATTTCCTCAAAGTtaataaaaggtttttattGCTATCGTTATTATGAGTCTTGTCTCCCTGTGATGATGACTCACTTTGTTCACTATTTAGTTTATCCTGAGCGTCATTAACCTCACTACActcatttttatgtttaataagtTCATCGTCAGTTTTAAATGTCTTCTTACAGGTAGAGCATTCTAATTGAATATCACTTTTAACATGCgtttgtaaatgttttaaaagttgGGCTTTTGTCTCGAAGCCTGCATCACAATATTCACATTTTTCTTTGATATCTAAAAcaaataaaccaaaatattaatctttctgaattgttataaaattttaaaaaagcgtTCTTTTTAAAGCGTGTAAGTCTTGGTATTCATAATGCATACATTTGTGTTTTTCTATCCATTCGTTTTAGTGCTTTCGAATATTTCATACATTGTTTCTTTTGCAAAACCGTTCAGATgaaagattatattattttatgaatgggaaaaattacaaatataaaagtgcTAATGAATACAAGGCTTGAGTTAAAATCCACTCAACATATCGTGTATAAGATATAAAGCTCAATatcgaaacttaaaaaaaattaagtgaaaaattcatttctttaaaaTCTAACAAATCGTGTCGAAATTAGGTGGGCGAATTGCAGAGTTAAATTGGTCTCACAAAATTCTCTGAATATATCAAGAAAAGCTTTCCTAGAATTATTGCTAAATGTATAGATCccgatattgataaaaaaatcaactgaTTTAAATCAAACCTccgaattttagaaaatatttttattgttttcccTGTCCGGGACTAACATTTCTCAATTATtaagtaagaaatttttaatgccatttttttttttttacaagttaaaaatatgaatctgaaaaaaattactaaaatcgGATTAGCTTCTGAGCTTttcaaactatttaaatattttgagtgGAAATAACTCCAAATCAAAAGTAACAGGtactaataattcaataaatatctgttgctgaattttttgtaacataGTTTCGTAAATACACGCATAGCAAAATCAGAATTAGCTTGATGAATTCCGCAAGACTTTCTAACTTTCGGTGAATTGAAAGCGTAATAATAGTCTaagtaattttcttgaattaaaactttttattgtgTGTTTAGTAAACGATTCATCTTGAATTTTGCTAAGccgtttttattaaatttaaaatggtattTCAGTACAAGATTTCAATTTCTTCGGTAGGTCGATATACCTTGTTATACATTTAATTGTtaacattgttaaaaatttcaacttagtATGATAATTTCTACTAACATTTATTTCtagaaacaacaaattttttttaagatctgAAACGAAGTTGATAAATATATGACGGGTTTGTCACTTTGCCTTTATTTTATAGTGAAATTGATCCACACAGAAAAGCTATGTCTcacgttaaaatataaaaatcaaaatgtcGTTGAGTTTAATCATatttaaagttgtaaaaaatgttataaataaaattatttctgttgGTATCTTAATGCCTAACATGAATTATGAATGACGATATTCTTggaaataatcatttaattagtatGGCGAACGAGTCATTGTCCGCGGCTTATTGTCTTGTTATcatagttataaatattataacctTGTTGTCATAACATCAACTATCTCAATAGTTACGTCTTTAACGATAgcgataaattaaatattgcttCAAAAGTTCGAGGTGAAGACAAAAAATTcagatacaaaatttattggttaaaaaatattactaatatttatgaataattttaaaatgaattttactaaacaaaattttttaacctaattatgaataaaatatttgtttttaattttaaaagtaaacatgttttgatgaaataaaaacGTAATCATGCAACACTACCCAAAAAGCTTGTTTTTCacttaagaataaaaattggcacaaaataaaagaaataaaatgtttcgcgagtccaatatatatttttttgcgaAAATTTATGATGTGAAAAATGTCTATATACCTGGATGTGATAGTGTATGCCTGTACAAGCCTGTGTATGTGGTAAAACTCAAATCACACATTTCACATCGAATTGGCATCACTTTTTTTGTAGGCACTTGTTTTCGATCCGATTTACGACGTTCTGAAATTGCGGCTGCACTAAGTGTagtatctaaaatttttgttttacccATCATGCTTTTCCGAACGAGCACATTATTCCGTTGTTTATTCGGTGACTTTTTCACATGTATTTTCATATGATtctgataaaacattttatttttaaatgtctttttacatttttcgcaATCGTAAGTTGTATCATTATTTTGTAGCGATGGTCGTTTTTGCAACGAAggtctttttttaattgttgagTTTGCACTCGCGTTGTTGATTCGAGGTGATTTTAAACAATACCGACGCATATGTTCACTAAGTACATGTTTGAACGGGAATATTTGGCCACAATTTGAACATGTTGGTTTCTGATGTACTTCACGGTGCATGACTAAATGGACTAGTTGTCGAAATGTTTTCATACATACGTTACAACGATGTACATCAACAGATGGCGTTTTATCATCATTTGATGTTTTATCAGACGTCACAGCAATAGTCTTTCGTTTAGTTGTatctatttttgataaaatttcactgAATTCACGTTTATCTTGTGTACTACGACGAAATGTTCGTGCTTTCGTCGATTTATCATTTATATCctcattttcttttttcgaaTGATTTCGCAAATGATTGATTAATTCGgacctattttgaaaatttgctgaacatttttcacattgaTATTGTTTATGCTGTAATTGATGTGATTTTAATTGTaacattgttttaaatgattttgtacaGTGTgtacaattcaaattttttgtattatttaagttttcactcaaattttgattattatgagTATGATgagatttttcatgaaatttgagtgcattttcaaatgtaaatacaCGTGGACATTTAGAACAATTAAActtaccttttttattttgtacagtgTGTTCttgtaaatgtgtttttaatgacatatattttgggaaagtttttgaacattttgcaCATTTGTATGTTGTAGTTGTATTATTCGTTGGTctcttttcaaatgaaattttttttggttcgttAACTTTAGAGTTATCACTTTTTTTAATGGCCGTTGTctctaaaaaagtattttcttctTGTTTAACCTCTTCAGGTGTAATTATGTTCGCACTTTTTAATGCTCTTGTAAGTACATCTTCTTTTTCGTTTGGTGATGTCTCTAAAATTGAGAGTAAAGTTTCAGTTTCTGTAGGTTTTTCATCTaacatttcatcaattttagcTGGTTGTTCCTCTTCGTCAGATACACCATGAATATCTTGCATTTCACTCATTAAATCATCAATTTTCTCATTTTCCAAAGCGGTTTTCTGTTTTTTGATATCTGGTTCTTCGTGAATTGTTTCTTTATCATCGAGCTCACTATCACTAcagaatccaaaatatttatcagaaacatcaacattttttacatcatCACTCGaactttttcgttttcgagtaaTATTATCATCGGGTGAATACTTTTTCGGTGGTCGACCACGTCTTTTAGGGGTAATTAACCGAATCTCATCATTAACAATATCTTCATTCAATTCCTTTTCAATTCGAATTGTCTTTTCGTCATTTTCTTTGGAATCATTCTTTTGttttccatttgaaatttttcgtgtGGTTCGAATAAATTTTGGTCTACCACTTTGCCCACCTTTAATTGATCCGGAAGAAATTACTTCTTTTtcaatcatattaaatttattcttctCAGATAATTTTGGCCGACCAGGTCTACCTCTTTTTCGAGGTAATACTTTATCGAATTTTGGTTTTTCCGGTTTCTTAATTTCGACaggtttttctttctttttgacttcaaattcgtttttaatttctatatcaTCCTCAAATGtcgattttgaattattatctgaaattataattgattCAATCAATTTTGTTGGTTTCTTCCCACGTTTCTTTGTCGAGTATATTTTCTTTGGTTTAACTTTTGGTGAATATTCTTCATCACTAAATGCATCTAAATCGTACGTTTCTACTGGGATCTCTTTTTCCTCAGGAGCTTGAATTATTATCTCAGATCCAACTCGATCTACTGGTGTAATAACCTGTTTTCGAGGCTGCCGTGgacctttattaaaatttggcgTGCTATTTAAAAccgtattattaatttttgaaatcggtacttctgttttttgttttaattgctTACAATTAGCTCTATATACGGGAggataaacatttttctgtaaactACTGTGTTGATGTATGCTAGGCCTTAAAATActtcgaaattttttgttattgatcagatttttattttgtttttcggttTCGGGATGAGTTacgattaaaaatgttaatttatttgctTGTTTCGAAGTAGCACCACTATTTACACGTTTTAATTCGATACTTTCATTACCAAATGTTATattcgataatttatttaaaatttgtttagggGTATTTGAAATCACGGGTGGAGGAGGAGTTGGTTCCTCTTGAGTAAGAGGATCATTTATATTTGGTTCCATGAGAACATTTGATAATACTTCAACTTGGCTATTTGGtggatattgttttataaaagtttgatCTTCTTCAGAAGGCAAATTTGTTAGAATATGTTCGGTAGATTCTTCCATGTAATTCTCTTCTAATTGTTCATAATGTACTTCTTCGTCATCGTCATCTTGTAGatattcaacattttcaaaTTCTTCTTCTTCCTCACCAAAGTACGTTTCACCTCCCGTATGTTGCAAAACCTCTTCTTCATCttgtttcaaatattcaatatgATTATTTTCTTCATCTAATTTTTCGACAACCTCGTCTTCTGCATTATATTCTTGCGCTACttcaatttcattatttgtatCTTCGTAAATTGTTTCTTCCGATTGGATTTCTTCTGTGATGTGCTCATTTTCATTGATTATTTCTTCATCGACATTTTCTGATTTCATTCCTTCCGTTaacgaattttcataaatacttTGGAAGTTTTGAGTTTCATCTTccacaatattttgatttattgtcaTTTCTTTATTCGTTGTATCCTCGCATATCAATTGTTCGGTACCTTCTGGCTGGATTTGTATTGTACCTGGAACCGCTTCTAATTGACCATCTTCATTTtgtctaaataaataaacggaatttttttaataattgataagatttttggaatatttataaatttttatatttgttcagGTTAACTCCAaggttaagaaatttttaaagttcTAATTATTCCAAACTTTTGTATTCATATTTAGATATACCTTCGTTTCTATGACAATACTCAAAAAAATGGTTGACATATTTAACTTGCATCATTTTCTTATAGGCTAAGAGCCCGCCGCTGAAAAAGGCACCTCATCGGTTAAAGGACATACATTATTGGAAAAGGTAGTActcaaatcaatgaaaataatgatataggaGTTTTAGTCCCCAGTCAGTCGCTTAACTAGGCaaccattttttgatttttttaattttggtgtaGTTGCTTACCCTATTAGTTAAAGCATAAttttggtatcaaatgaaagctTGAACTttctagttttcgaaaaaaaatggttGCCTAGCCTCTGACTGTTAGAAATTTTGGCAGCCCACTTTAAAGACCGGCAACTCGAGTGTATACTATGAGATACTACATAAGCAACTCTGTGAGAACATTatacttcaatttatttatttcccatcacattttatcaacttttttttttatattttaaatatttatgaaataaataataaaattaattgttttcacaattaattttttttttaaattattaaatacataatggAAACGTAGttaaaacatagaaaatataattaaaacataggAAATGAATTAgagaaaagaatatattttaaaacaaactatttaaaaaaatatatttttaaatttcaatattcgttaatttttttaatatttttataccatgcatatatgaaatatacatagtatattaagtttagtcccaagtttgtaacgcttaaaaataatgatgctaggaaaaaaattttgtcatagctgttcataaaatcacctaattagtccatttccagttgtccgtctgtggacacgataactcaaaaacgaaaaaagatatcgagctgaaatttttacagcgtactcaggacgtaaaaagtgaggtcaagttcgtaaatgagcatcataggtcaattgggtcttgggtccgtaggacccatcttgtaaaccgttagagatagaacaacagtttaaatgtataaaatgttccttataaaaaaataaaaaacttttgtttgaaacatttttttgtaaacatcactgtttacccacgagggcgttaattaggtgcaaattttatagtatgtattaattaatataggaatatcagttgtgtgtgtgtctatttaaaagtgaacatcttttgttatttacgtgacgtcaaaaaaaacaaacgatatactttgatttttggagtgtaagtttttattttatttttttattttattaaaactggtGGAGTGTAAGTTGTGTTGTGGAAATAATATCACTATGAAGTTGCCGGTCTTTAAAGTGGGCTGCCAAAATTTCTAACAGTCAGAGGCTAGGCaaccattttttttcgaaaactagaaAGTTCAagctttcatttgataccaaaaTTATGCTTTAACTAATAGGGTAAGCAACtacaccaaaattaaaaaaatcaaaaaatggttGCCTAGTTAAGCGACTGACTGGGGACTAAAACtcctatatcattattttcattgatttgagTACTACCTTTTCCAATAATGTATGTCCTTTAACCGATGAGGTGCCTTTTTCAGCGGCGGGCTCTTAGCATATTACGTACGCCTACAAAATTAGTGAAAAGTTAAAACTGATATTATAATTGGAGGAAAATTCGAAGAGACTTTCATTATTTGGTAAATTTAATTCGTTTCCAATTGCACGAAAAGCATAAATCTATACCCTTTTAGATGATAGGTACTGCCGGCAacgatttttacataaaatgacttcaaaaacaACTTATGGATACAACGCAAAACCTATGaaaggattaaaaattttgataaaataaaaattttcggtcttttctaatttttttttttttttttttgcgcttGGAACCTTGGaagatttttttgcaataaggcaattaatttttaagtctaGGAGAAATTTTAGGACTTACGCCCcccaatttacaattatttaattcatagtgaacacttgaaaataaaatgtcctCAACTAAAACTATCTTTATGATATATTTCTCTCATACTTTTTAGTATTCCTGTAGAGCTATCCGAAAGATTAGTCAAAGATTAGTTAAATCTGCTACAACTTCCTTTTTATTaccaacaatattaaaaaatttcactgtaAAAATATTCGGTAGATCAATTATCATGACACATATggatatcataataaattttacatggaAATtcataatctaaataattactCGTAAGAATTTATTcccaatttatgtaaaaatatgtttaggTAACAGCTACGAATACTtctctatgaaattttttcttactttttattattgataggttaattttaattacctgACTTTGTActgatatttttgaacatttccATCAGCATCTCGAGCAATTTGCACAGCAAATAATTCATTCGAATcttcaattttataaagaattactTGATCATCATCTTCCACAATAGTATTATCACAATTTTctacttttgtttcaattaacTCATCTTTAACACTCACATCTTCCGTAGGATATTGTATAACTGTAAGATTACCTTTAAAATCctcatttaaattcatttgagGCTCAATAGGTTGCAAAGTTTGATCGTGATCTAACGTTTCATTGGTTTCAATCACCGaataatattgtgaatcttCTCCAGcagtttcataattttcatttgaactcTCATTATCTTCAGTGACATATGTAATATTTAGATTACTATTGTCTTGAACATTTTCTTCGTATGCAACCACCTCAGTGTATGCATCTTGCCAAACACATGAAAGATGTGTACCATCCTcttgtttttgaatataataaatattttcgtcttcagccatatcaaaattttcacttaaacTAGGTGTAAAAACACTGcatgtcaaaattttttatttggttaattgATGTTTACAAAGACTGTCAATATTTCCATAAATGTTTTCTGTATgaattaacattatttaaattcgatttttatttaaatatgtatcaGTAATATTGtcttattttgtaacaaattcaCTTTTTTGTGTAACTATGCATTTAATGATCGAAAATAAACACTTTACGAAGtgatacacaaaatatttttacttccaaCTTATTTAGCCTCAcgtttattaacatttatacaTGTATTTTTTATCCCTTTTCATATCAATCTATGCGTCCTAAATTAAAACGGgtatggataatttttttttattaaacatgtcTGATATTCTCTATGGTTctctgttattaaaaaaaaccattgagTAAAGTAACTACTGGAACAA
This genomic interval from Chrysoperla carnea chromosome 1, inChrCarn1.1, whole genome shotgun sequence contains the following:
- the LOC123290801 gene encoding uncharacterized protein LOC123290801, producing the protein MAEDENIYYIQKQEDGTHLSCVWQDAYTEVVAYEENVQDNSNLNITYVTEDNESSNENYETAGEDSQYYSVIETNETLDHDQTLQPIEPQMNLNEDFKGNLTVIQYPTEDVSVKDELIETKVENCDNTIVEDDDQVILYKIEDSNELFAVQIARDADGNVQKYQYKVRQNEDGQLEAVPGTIQIQPEGTEQLICEDTTNKEMTINQNIVEDETQNFQSIYENSLTEGMKSENVDEEIINENEHITEEIQSEETIYEDTNNEIEVAQEYNAEDEVVEKLDEENNHIEYLKQDEEEVLQHTGGETYFGEEEEEFENVEYLQDDDDEEVHYEQLEENYMEESTEHILTNLPSEEDQTFIKQYPPNSQVEVLSNVLMEPNINDPLTQEEPTPPPPVISNTPKQILNKLSNITFGNESIELKRVNSGATSKQANKLTFLIVTHPETEKQNKNLINNKKFRSILRPSIHQHSSLQKNVYPPVYRANCKQLKQKTEVPISKINNTVLNSTPNFNKGPRQPRKQVITPVDRVGSEIIIQAPEEKEIPVETYDLDAFSDEEYSPKVKPKKIYSTKKRGKKPTKLIESIIISDNNSKSTFEDDIEIKNEFEVKKKEKPVEIKKPEKPKFDKVLPRKRGRPGRPKLSEKNKFNMIEKEVISSGSIKGGQSGRPKFIRTTRKISNGKQKNDSKENDEKTIRIEKELNEDIVNDEIRLITPKRRGRPPKKYSPDDNITRKRKSSSDDVKNVDVSDKYFGFCSDSELDDKETIHEEPDIKKQKTALENEKIDDLMSEMQDIHGVSDEEEQPAKIDEMLDEKPTETETLLSILETSPNEKEDVLTRALKSANIITPEEVKQEENTFLETTAIKKSDNSKVNEPKKISFEKRPTNNTTTTYKCAKCSKTFPKYMSLKTHLQEHTVQNKKDIKEKCEYCDAGFETKAQLLKHLQTHVKSDIQLECSTCKKTFKTDDELIKHKNECSEVNDAQDKLNSEQSESSSQGDKTHNNDSNKNLLLTLRKSVNIPKKKLAHGGIPLPLKLQNKLLKRKL